In the genome of Clostridiales bacterium, the window CAGACGTTAGGATTAGACTTATAGACCATGATGGAAGAGTAAGAGCTGTAGCTTCAATAACAATTGAAGATGAGTTTGTAGTACATGATATAAAGATCATAGAAGGAACCAATGGTCTATTCATTGCTATGCCAAGCAGAAAAGGCCAAAATGGTGAGTTCAGAGATATAGCTCATCCAATATCTGCTGAGACAAGAAGCAAGATACAAGATGCAATACTTGAGGCTTACAATAAAGAAGTAGAAGCTAGAAAGTAATTTGCTGATTGTACAAAATTTTTGGATGTGACACTTTCCTTTTCCAAAAGAGAGTGTCATTTTTTGTTTTCCAAATTAATATAAATATACAAAATGTTTAAGCAAAGGGGAAGAATGCTAATGAATAGAGCGCTTAACTATTGTATGTTTCAGGAGGAAGACAAAGGATTTAATATATATGGCGATATAAGTGGATATGTAAAGATATTAGTTAACAAGCCAAGATTTAGAATAAATGTTACGGTGTTTAATATAAATAGCAATTTTAGTTATCAGGTCTATATAATGAAAAGTATTAATGGTGGGCTCGAGCATATTAATATGGGCAATCTTTTGTTAAAAAGAAATATGGGGACATTAGAATATGAGTTTTTGAGTCCGGATAAAGATATATTAAATTTTGATGTTATTGCAGTGGTTAGTTTGGTTAATGATGGAGCCGATACAAAAATTCTTGCTCCAGCTGTTGCATATAAAAATGAAAAAATTTTGTGGAGAGATAAATTATTAGAGTCAATGAAAAAGAATATGCTGTACGCTTGTAGTAAAGGATGTCCACTAATGTGCAATACAAAAATAATGATGACACCTAATTTCCCAAAAAACCAAATTCCTTTCAGTAAAGAAATTTTCAAGAGACAAGTTGATATAAATTTTAGAAAGTGTAATCCATTTTTAAACAAGAGAAAAGATTATATGTGGTGGAGCGTTACTGATGTGAACAAGCTATATTATTTTTTGAAATTATTTGGCATAGATATACGTGATAAAATATCGGCTGATAGTGATAATATGATTTTGGGTATATATGAAGATAGAAGTAAAATTTATATTGTGTTAGGTTTTCTTACAGATGATGTCTCGGATAAAAGATATGATAAAATTGCAAAAGTAGCTGATTTGAATGTTAGATATGGGTTAATTTTTATTAATCCATATATTGCATAAATGATGGAAAAGTGATAAAATATCTTCTCGACAGGGTTAAGAGGGAAGAATGAGTATGTTAAAAAATTTTTTGAAAATGTTTTATCCAAGTAGATGCATATTTTGTGATAAATTAATTGGATTTGATGAAGAGTTTATGGTATGTGATATATGCTATAAAAAATTGACGTTTTTAGATCATCAAGTTGATAGGACTGAGTATTGTGATGAAGTAAGAGGAGTGTTTGTTTATGATGATATGATAAAGCATGTTATACAAAAGTTTAAGTATTATCACAAAGCATATTTATATAAAGTATTTGCAAAGCTTATGGTTTGTAGTTTAAGAGATTATATTTCGGGAGATGTAATAGTAAGTGTTCCTTTGCATAAAGGTAGAGAGGCACAAAGAGGATATAATCAATCGGGCCTTTTGGCCAAAGAGATATCTCGAATTACTAACATAAGGTACCAGGATGTATTAACAAGGCAAAAGAATACAGGAGCACTTGCGTTGTGTGATAAAGAGCAAAGAAGTCTTTATATAAAAGGAGCGTTTAAGGCAAGAGATAGTAAATCGATTGCGCAAAACAAAGTTATTATAATAGATGATGTTTTTACAACAGGAGCTACAATAAATGAATGTAGTAAGGTGTTAAAAGAGAACAAAGCGGCTAGGGTGGAGGCTTTTGTTATAGCAAAGACTATACTTTAATATGGTAAGTGTCGATATACACTTTAAAGTGATTATGACACAAATACATAATAATTAATATATAGAGAGGTTTAGGAATATGTGTGAAAAGGATTATTTTGATGATATAGATTGTATAAATGTGTCGGAAGTGGAGCGTGCAAAAGAGATAGTTGCAAGAGCACCGGATGTACGTGAGGATAAGATAAAAGAGGTTAAAGAAAAATATTCTGATCCCAATTATGCACCGGATGAGGCAATCATTGCGGATCGTATAATAGAGGATTTGGAAATTATAGGGGAAATTAAAAATGGGAACAGCAAAAAAAAATTGTAATTTGCAATAAATATGTGATATAATAGCAGAAATACGGGAAATATTGACCGGGAGAGAGTAGAAAGTGTTGGAGGGAATGGAGAGAATGGAACATAGTATAGAGAGGGTACTTTTATCTGAGGAGCAAATTCAAAAAAGAATAGGAGAGTTGGCAGATCAGATAAATGAAGACTACAAGGGAAAAAGCATAGTAATGATAGGAATATTAAGAGGGGCTGTGATGTTTTTCACGGACTTGGCTAAGAAAATAACAGTGCCAGTTAAGATGGATTTTATGGCTGTGTCAAGCTATTCAGGAGGAACAAGAACATCTGGAGTGGTGAGATTAGTACACGATTTAGCAGAGAATATCGAGGGGAAAGATGTACTTATTGTTGAGGATATAGTTGATTCAGGATTGACATTGAGTTATCTGGTAAATAATTTGACACTAAGAAAGCCTAATAGTATAAAAATATGTTGCCTATTAGACAAGCCATATCAAAGGACAAGGAATATACATACAGATTATGTTGGTTTTGAAATAGCGAATGAGTTTGTTATAGGATATGGTTTAGATTATAAGGAGTACTATAGGAATCTACCGTATGTTGGTGTATTAAAGGTGGATTAGGAGTGGGTCCAGTTTTAGGCTCAAGGTGAGGCTGGCCTTTGTTTGCGGCTATAGAGAAAAGGTGGAATCAAACGGAAGTGATGGCTTTGTATGGCATCACTTCCGTTTG includes:
- the spoVG gene encoding septation regulator SpoVG, with the translated sequence MKITDVRIRLIDHDGRVRAVASITIEDEFVVHDIKIIEGTNGLFIAMPSRKGQNGEFRDIAHPISAETRSKIQDAILEAYNKEVEARK
- a CDS encoding ComF family protein → MSMLKNFLKMFYPSRCIFCDKLIGFDEEFMVCDICYKKLTFLDHQVDRTEYCDEVRGVFVYDDMIKHVIQKFKYYHKAYLYKVFAKLMVCSLRDYISGDVIVSVPLHKGREAQRGYNQSGLLAKEISRITNIRYQDVLTRQKNTGALALCDKEQRSLYIKGAFKARDSKSIAQNKVIIIDDVFTTGATINECSKVLKENKAARVEAFVIAKTIL
- a CDS encoding flagellar biosynthesis anti-sigma factor FlgM — protein: MCEKDYFDDIDCINVSEVERAKEIVARAPDVREDKIKEVKEKYSDPNYAPDEAIIADRIIEDLEIIGEIKNGNSKKKL
- the hpt gene encoding hypoxanthine phosphoribosyltransferase encodes the protein MERMEHSIERVLLSEEQIQKRIGELADQINEDYKGKSIVMIGILRGAVMFFTDLAKKITVPVKMDFMAVSSYSGGTRTSGVVRLVHDLAENIEGKDVLIVEDIVDSGLTLSYLVNNLTLRKPNSIKICCLLDKPYQRTRNIHTDYVGFEIANEFVIGYGLDYKEYYRNLPYVGVLKVD